One window of Microcoleus vaginatus PCC 9802 genomic DNA carries:
- the nth gene encoding endonuclease III → MTKKLSLKQRSLEILIRLKRLYPEAPCTLNYETPVQLLVATILSAQCTDDRVNLVTPALFGRFPDAVALANADIEELESLVRSTGFYRNKSKNIKGACQAIVNKFNNQVPQRMELLLELPGVARKTANVVLAHAFGINMGVTVDTHVKRLTQRLGLTEHTDPTRIERDLMILLPQPDWENWSIRLVYHGRAVCNARNPACNICELADLCPSANITHGCVSAEASN, encoded by the coding sequence ATGACTAAAAAGTTAAGTTTAAAACAACGATCGCTCGAAATTCTGATTCGCCTCAAACGCCTGTATCCAGAAGCTCCTTGTACTCTCAACTACGAAACTCCCGTCCAGTTGCTGGTGGCGACGATTCTCTCGGCTCAGTGTACGGACGATCGAGTAAATTTGGTAACGCCGGCTTTGTTTGGGCGTTTTCCCGATGCGGTTGCTTTGGCAAATGCTGATATAGAAGAACTCGAAAGTCTCGTGCGATCGACTGGTTTCTACCGCAATAAGTCTAAAAACATTAAAGGTGCTTGTCAGGCGATCGTCAATAAATTTAACAATCAAGTGCCGCAGCGGATGGAACTGCTACTAGAATTGCCCGGAGTTGCCCGCAAAACGGCTAATGTCGTTCTCGCTCACGCTTTTGGTATTAATATGGGCGTGACCGTAGACACTCACGTCAAACGTTTGACTCAACGGTTGGGATTAACCGAACATACCGATCCTACAAGGATCGAGCGGGATTTGATGATATTGTTGCCGCAGCCGGATTGGGAAAATTGGTCGATTCGGTTGGTTTATCATGGCAGGGCAGTTTGTAATGCGAGAAATCCGGCTTGCAATATTTGCGAACTTGCAGATTTGTGCCCTTCTGCTAATATTACGCACGGGTGCGTCAGTGCCGAGGCTAGCAACTAG
- the rseP gene encoding RIP metalloprotease RseP: MSVLAAIAVLGILIVVHELGHFLAARLQHIHVNRFSIGFGPILWKYQGPETEYALRAFPLGGFVGFPDDDPESTIPPNDPNLLKNRPVLDRAIVIIAGVIANLIFAYFLLVVQLGTVGAAEMNYLPGVKVPEVAAEVSSAAKQAGIRSGDVVLSVDAKELGASREAIKLLVTAIQDHPNQPLALEIQRQEQKFVVTVTPEESPDGKGRIGVQLTSNGTVVRQRAGFVEAFSKAAKEFERIVVLTVQGFGQLLSNFSQTADKLSGPVAIVAIGAGIAKSDAASLFQYAVLISVNLAVINILPLPALDGGQLAFLLIEGLRGKPLPNRIQENVMQTGLVLLLGLGIFLIIRDTANLAGIDFRFLMQ, translated from the coding sequence ATGTCAGTTTTGGCAGCGATCGCAGTTTTAGGTATCTTGATTGTCGTTCACGAACTCGGCCACTTCCTGGCGGCGAGACTTCAACACATCCACGTCAACCGCTTCTCTATCGGTTTCGGGCCCATCCTCTGGAAGTACCAAGGCCCGGAAACTGAATACGCCCTCCGCGCCTTTCCCCTGGGAGGTTTCGTGGGTTTCCCGGACGACGATCCCGAGAGTACAATTCCCCCAAATGACCCGAATTTGCTCAAAAATCGCCCCGTGCTCGATCGGGCGATCGTCATTATTGCAGGGGTAATTGCCAACTTAATTTTTGCTTATTTCCTGCTGGTGGTGCAACTGGGCACTGTCGGCGCGGCAGAAATGAACTACCTACCGGGAGTTAAAGTCCCGGAAGTCGCTGCGGAAGTCAGTTCGGCCGCCAAACAAGCGGGAATTCGATCGGGCGACGTTGTTCTGTCTGTTGACGCCAAGGAATTGGGCGCTTCCCGCGAAGCTATCAAATTATTGGTCACAGCAATCCAAGATCATCCCAACCAACCCCTAGCGTTGGAAATTCAGCGCCAAGAACAAAAATTTGTGGTGACAGTAACTCCTGAAGAGTCGCCCGACGGCAAAGGTCGCATTGGCGTGCAGCTAACTTCTAACGGCACTGTGGTGCGGCAGCGGGCCGGATTTGTAGAGGCGTTTAGCAAGGCCGCCAAAGAATTTGAGCGGATTGTGGTGCTGACGGTTCAAGGTTTCGGGCAGTTACTTAGCAATTTCAGCCAGACTGCCGACAAGTTGTCCGGGCCTGTGGCGATTGTGGCGATTGGTGCAGGGATTGCAAAATCGGATGCTGCGAGTTTGTTTCAGTATGCGGTGTTAATTAGCGTCAATTTGGCTGTGATTAATATCTTGCCTTTACCTGCTTTGGATGGCGGTCAGCTAGCTTTTCTGTTGATAGAAGGACTGCGGGGCAAGCCTCTGCCGAACCGCATTCAGGAAAATGTTATGCAGACTGGTTTGGTGTTGTTGCTGGGTTTGGGAATTTTCTTGATTATTCGGGATACAGCTAATTTGGCTGGGATAGATTTTCGATTTTTGATGCAATAG
- a CDS encoding ATP-dependent Zn protease: protein MKDTSLNIIAISIFAITVSILLGPLFNLPEAVPAIATFCLLGLATLDSFQWQGQGGTILLDWLGGSSKQKRDRILHHEAGHFLVAHLLGIPVTSYALNAWEAFKQGQTAQGGVRFEDEQLASQLQSGTLSAQLLDQYCTVWMAGIVAEKFVYGSAQGGAEDRTKISAILTQLRRPSSEIQLKQNWGLLRAKNLIENHKSAYEALVAAMEERATVAECCDIIQQNL, encoded by the coding sequence ATGAAAGACACTTCTTTGAATATTATCGCTATTTCTATCTTTGCCATCACCGTTTCAATATTGTTGGGGCCCCTATTCAACTTGCCAGAAGCCGTACCTGCGATCGCCACTTTTTGCCTGTTGGGGCTAGCCACCCTTGACAGTTTCCAGTGGCAAGGTCAAGGCGGTACTATTTTATTAGATTGGCTGGGGGGAAGTTCCAAACAAAAGCGCGATCGTATCCTTCACCACGAAGCCGGACACTTCCTAGTTGCCCACCTGTTGGGAATTCCCGTAACCAGCTACGCCCTCAACGCTTGGGAAGCATTTAAACAAGGTCAAACAGCCCAAGGCGGCGTCCGATTTGAAGACGAACAATTAGCATCTCAACTCCAAAGTGGCACTCTTTCCGCCCAACTTTTAGACCAATACTGCACCGTGTGGATGGCCGGAATAGTCGCCGAAAAATTTGTTTACGGCAGCGCACAAGGAGGAGCAGAAGACCGCACCAAAATTAGTGCAATTTTAACACAACTGCGCCGTCCCAGTTCCGAGATTCAACTCAAACAAAACTGGGGTTTGCTGCGAGCAAAAAACCTGATCGAAAACCACAAATCAGCTTACGAAGCCCTAGTAGCAGCAATGGAAGAAAGAGCAACTGTTGCCGAATGCTGCGACATAATTCAGCAAAATTTATAG
- a CDS encoding MFS transporter: MSNTSPPQPAADNPPTQKLSLSTKLAYGAGDLGPAITANVLAFYLLVFFTNVAGLPAGLASNILVVGKVWDAINDPIVGVLSDRTSHPWGRRYPWIIYGGIPFGIFFLLQWIVPSTDHTVLFWYYVAISILFNTAYTAVNLPYTALTPELTQDYNERTSLNSFRFAFSIGGSIFSLILALIIFAVFQNNPNQQYLVLGAICAVISVLPLYWCVLGTRKHVAAQLLENAELDNSTSLPLKEQLQIAFSNRPFLYVIGIYLFSWLGVQLTATIIPYFVVNWMQQPQYVFSLVAIAVQGTALIMLFVWSKVSERYGKKAVYFMGMSLWIIAQAGLFFLQPGQVLQMYLLAVMAGVGVSTAYLIPWSMIPDVIELDELQTGERREGIFYSFMVLLQKIGLAGGLWLVGQALERAGFLSTVPGQPAPVQPDSALFAIRVAIGPLPTIALIAGMILTYFYPITREVHAEILLKLRERKAQNQ, encoded by the coding sequence ATGAGCAACACTTCCCCGCCTCAACCAGCCGCCGACAACCCCCCAACACAAAAACTCAGCCTCTCAACAAAATTAGCTTACGGTGCCGGCGACCTCGGCCCGGCAATTACCGCTAATGTTTTAGCATTTTACCTGCTAGTTTTCTTTACCAATGTCGCTGGTTTACCTGCCGGCTTAGCCAGCAATATTTTGGTAGTTGGCAAGGTTTGGGATGCCATAAACGACCCGATTGTGGGGGTTTTGAGCGATCGTACTTCTCACCCTTGGGGCCGCCGATATCCTTGGATAATATATGGTGGCATTCCCTTCGGCATATTCTTTTTATTGCAGTGGATTGTACCTAGCACGGATCACACAGTGTTATTTTGGTACTATGTTGCGATCAGCATTTTGTTCAACACCGCCTACACGGCTGTCAATCTTCCCTACACTGCCCTGACTCCAGAACTTACTCAAGACTACAACGAACGCACTAGCCTTAATAGTTTTCGATTTGCTTTCTCCATTGGCGGCAGCATCTTTTCATTAATCTTAGCTCTAATTATCTTTGCTGTATTTCAAAACAACCCGAATCAACAATATTTAGTATTAGGTGCAATCTGTGCAGTTATCTCTGTATTGCCTTTGTACTGGTGCGTTTTGGGAACTCGCAAGCACGTCGCAGCCCAACTATTAGAAAACGCCGAACTAGATAATTCTACATCCTTGCCACTGAAAGAACAGTTGCAGATTGCATTTAGCAATCGCCCTTTTTTGTACGTAATTGGAATTTATCTTTTTTCTTGGCTGGGAGTGCAGTTGACTGCTACTATTATTCCATACTTTGTTGTTAACTGGATGCAACAGCCACAGTACGTTTTTAGCTTGGTTGCGATCGCAGTTCAAGGCACTGCATTAATTATGCTATTTGTTTGGAGTAAAGTCAGCGAGAGATACGGCAAAAAAGCCGTATATTTTATGGGCATGAGTTTGTGGATTATTGCCCAAGCTGGACTGTTTTTCCTCCAACCAGGACAAGTATTGCAGATGTACCTATTAGCAGTCATGGCAGGTGTCGGAGTTTCCACGGCTTATCTAATACCTTGGTCGATGATACCGGATGTGATCGAACTCGACGAACTGCAAACCGGAGAAAGACGCGAAGGCATTTTCTATTCATTCATGGTACTGCTACAAAAAATCGGATTGGCAGGGGGTTTGTGGTTGGTAGGCCAAGCATTAGAAAGAGCTGGATTTCTCTCTACAGTTCCCGGACAGCCGGCACCCGTACAGCCAGATTCTGCACTGTTTGCGATTCGAGTTGCGATCGGGCCGCTGCCCACAATTGCTTTAATTGCTGGCATGATTCTTACATATTTTTATCCCATAACCCGCGAAGTTCATGCAGAAATATTGTTGAAACTTCGAGAAAGAAAAGCACAAAATCAGTAA
- a CDS encoding polysaccharide biosynthesis tyrosine autokinase, with product MEREQDAHIVPISNQSRQVQQFSVDEGEELSAQPQKGLNVKPLLRTFQRQALIIIGIMGLVGFGAFYQIKGGKKTYQGDFRMLVEPVTTEARIADPAALANRSEGGGVPNRDFFSLDYATQLEILKSPQMLSAITKQVQKRYPKVTEKILEKELVVLRLGEDQTTLTKILEVRFMGNEPELVEFVLQETKKKYLKYSLDERKTRIGEGVKFIEDQLPGLNKRVNKLQSELQVIQQQQQITDPKEQGAQLIEQVRTVETLELETQRLLQEQKTLYANLQKQLDFTPNEAIAASALSEEPQYKELLTKVKEVEGQIAVETARFKSANPIVEALERKRANLVALLNQQTDRILGQNLVGTQANSKVQNFQNSIRIGLIKQLVDTANQVEVLEARLQAITQTKNNLNTKATAFPSIARRYNELQQQLEVAGRTRDQLLTQRETLRVQAAQSQVPWEIISEPRIPRDEKGQLMTVPSKAKNKFLMAVVGALVLGLGAAILIEKLRNIFYSPDDVKDAVEAPLLGAIPLDKNARKLPPSIAKAYAYLEGKEGNRKNAAEFIEAFDSLYTNIRFLSSNRTISSLAIGSATVGEGKSTVALNLAHVAALAGQRVLLVDANLHSPSLHLLLELPNVKGLSNLLDNKNEPHEIIQPSHLADNLFVLTAGLPEPGTARRLASSQMQYLMEELQAKFDLVIYDTPPLADSKDANFLAARTDGILMVVALRQVPFSLVQKVFSQLENFGIPCLGTVANHATKRKKYPASRSPVVEDKNEYLNLVPAPSRIRKLAPKKE from the coding sequence ATGGAAAGAGAACAGGACGCTCATATCGTACCCATTAGCAACCAGAGCAGACAGGTGCAGCAATTTTCCGTTGACGAGGGAGAAGAGTTAAGCGCGCAGCCTCAGAAAGGATTGAATGTAAAACCGTTGTTGAGGACTTTTCAGCGACAAGCCCTCATCATTATTGGGATTATGGGTCTAGTAGGCTTTGGAGCTTTTTATCAGATCAAGGGAGGCAAGAAAACATATCAAGGCGATTTTCGGATGCTAGTGGAACCAGTGACAACGGAGGCCAGAATTGCTGACCCCGCTGCCCTCGCCAATCGCAGCGAGGGGGGAGGAGTACCTAATCGAGATTTTTTTAGTTTGGACTACGCAACTCAACTTGAAATTCTCAAGAGTCCTCAGATGCTTTCTGCTATTACCAAACAAGTCCAAAAACGATATCCAAAAGTTACCGAAAAAATTCTTGAAAAAGAATTAGTCGTTTTGCGGCTGGGAGAAGATCAGACGACGCTCACTAAAATTTTGGAAGTTCGCTTCATGGGGAACGAGCCTGAATTAGTTGAGTTCGTTTTACAAGAAACTAAAAAGAAATATTTAAAGTACAGTCTTGATGAACGCAAGACTCGGATTGGTGAAGGTGTTAAATTTATTGAAGACCAGCTTCCGGGACTCAATAAGCGCGTAAACAAGCTGCAATCGGAGTTACAGGTGATACAGCAGCAGCAACAGATTACCGATCCTAAAGAACAAGGCGCGCAATTGATCGAGCAAGTTCGCACTGTAGAAACTTTAGAGTTAGAAACTCAAAGGCTACTGCAAGAACAGAAAACGCTGTACGCTAACTTGCAAAAACAATTAGATTTTACACCCAATGAAGCTATTGCCGCTTCAGCTTTAAGCGAAGAACCTCAATATAAAGAGTTGCTGACCAAGGTTAAGGAAGTAGAAGGTCAGATTGCTGTAGAAACAGCTCGTTTTAAATCTGCTAACCCTATAGTGGAAGCTTTAGAGCGTAAGCGGGCAAATTTAGTAGCTTTGCTCAACCAGCAAACTGATCGAATTTTGGGGCAAAACTTAGTAGGCACCCAAGCTAATTCTAAAGTCCAGAATTTTCAAAATTCTATTCGCATAGGCTTGATTAAACAATTGGTTGATACTGCTAACCAAGTTGAAGTCTTAGAAGCTCGCCTTCAAGCAATCACCCAAACTAAAAACAATTTAAACACAAAAGCAACAGCATTCCCCAGCATAGCCCGCCGCTACAACGAGCTGCAACAGCAATTAGAAGTAGCCGGCCGCACCCGCGATCAACTTTTAACCCAGCGGGAAACTCTGCGCGTCCAAGCAGCTCAAAGCCAAGTACCTTGGGAAATAATTTCTGAACCACGGATACCGCGAGATGAGAAGGGCCAGTTGATGACAGTTCCATCGAAAGCTAAAAACAAATTTTTGATGGCAGTTGTTGGAGCGCTAGTTTTGGGTCTGGGAGCTGCTATCCTAATTGAAAAGTTACGCAATATTTTCTACTCTCCTGATGACGTTAAAGATGCGGTTGAAGCACCTTTATTGGGAGCAATTCCTCTTGACAAAAATGCTAGAAAATTGCCGCCTTCTATTGCTAAGGCCTATGCTTATCTTGAAGGAAAAGAGGGTAATAGGAAAAATGCTGCGGAATTTATAGAAGCTTTTGACTCTCTTTATACTAATATCCGCTTTCTTTCTTCAAATCGAACGATTAGCTCTTTGGCAATTGGTTCGGCTACAGTTGGCGAAGGCAAATCTACCGTTGCTTTAAACTTAGCTCACGTGGCAGCGCTGGCGGGTCAGCGAGTGCTGTTAGTAGACGCGAATTTGCATTCCCCCAGCCTGCACTTGCTGTTGGAACTGCCTAATGTCAAGGGATTGAGCAACTTGCTCGACAATAAAAACGAACCCCATGAAATTATCCAACCATCGCATCTAGCAGATAATCTTTTTGTATTAACTGCCGGTCTCCCGGAGCCTGGTACTGCCAGACGGCTTGCATCATCTCAGATGCAGTATTTAATGGAAGAACTTCAGGCAAAATTTGACTTAGTTATCTACGATACGCCACCGCTGGCGGACAGTAAAGATGCGAATTTTTTAGCGGCGCGCACCGATGGCATACTGATGGTTGTAGCACTTCGCCAGGTTCCCTTTTCTTTAGTCCAAAAAGTTTTCAGTCAATTAGAAAATTTTGGCATACCATGCTTGGGCACAGTTGCGAATCATGCCACTAAACGCAAGAAGTACCCAGCATCTAGATCACCAGTTGTTGAAGATAAAAATGAATATTTGAATTTGGTACCAGCACCGTCTCGTATCCGCAAACTAGCTCCTAAAAAAGAGTGA